A genomic stretch from Procambarus clarkii isolate CNS0578487 chromosome 14, FALCON_Pclarkii_2.0, whole genome shotgun sequence includes:
- the LOC123771940 gene encoding uncharacterized protein, with protein MPERHRSKVPTGCSVFSLWCCSPVSVCVIPGLSECVCVWLTPKRRPGPGARACVCVGDTEASTRTRRVCVCVWLTPKRRPGTRPVSSHKVWSSTSARMVNCTIIKDYPGWVIASTYGKCFVSVLGAVGNSMSLWCLVKCGRTNKATKFLLCFFFSILLGVCVVTLPSISFVNHARAFCQYEWVPEGFYITTSIFSTFLIQFERVNFTAISVFRCVAVWEPHVFHKVSRVSIVLIMEAVLAFYVVLPWLLGVILSHGDVHYDGKVSQVKFGEKSLNDMVYRWYGVNYTTTFLATLLAYILLIVAIVRREKRAGERTTDATMDHVSFTIQVILLANLLLDGPHVIVHLLEGQRLANIIIHMIFNLHLVIDPAVFVGLNVHYRSAVLHRIKTCVPHSVAALISSQANTTDMNIPVTPPGGSTTEPFGLHNKCINSHQQDVIV; from the exons ATGCCTGAAAGACACAGGAGTAAAGTCCCCACCGGATGTTCAGTATTCAGCCTCTGGTGTTGTTCTCCGGTATCAGTCTGTGTTATACCGGGACTCagcgagtgtgtatgtgtgtggttgaCACCGAAGCGTCGACCAGGACccggcgcgcgcgcgtgtgtgtgtgtgggtgacacaGAAGCGTCGACCAGGACccggcgagtgtgtgtgtgtgtgtggttgacacCGAAGCGTCGACCAGGAACCAGACCAGTGTCGTCCCACAAGGTCTGGTCCTCGACGTCAGCCAGAATGGTGAACTGCACTATCATCAAAGACTACCCGGGCTGGGTCATCGCTTCCACGTATGGAAAGTGTTTTGTAAGCGTCCTAGGAGCTgtag GTAACAGCATGAGCCTGTGGTGTCTGGTCAAGTGCGGCAGGACTAACAAGGCCACCAAGTTCCTTCTGTGCTTCTTCTTCAGCatcttgctgggtgtgtgtgtggtcactctCCCGTCCATATCCTTCGTCAACCACGCCAGGGCCTTCTGCCAGTACGAGTGGGTCCCTGAAGGCTTCTACATCACTACATCCATCTTCAGTACTTTTCTTATTCAGTTCGAGAGGGTGAACTTCACAGCCATTTCTGTTTTCAG gtgtgtggcgGTGTGGGAGCCTCACGTCTTCCACAAGGTCTCCAGAGTCAGTATCGTCTTAATTATGGAGGCGGTTCTTGCATTCTATGTCGTCCTACCCTGGCTCTTGGGCGTCATTCTG AGCCACGGTGATGTGCACTATGACGGAAAGGTTTCGCAGGTCAAATTTGGGGAGAAAAGTCTGAACGATATGGTCTACAggtggtatggggtcaactacaccaccaccttccttgcTACACTCCTGGCCTACATACTCCTCATTGTAGCC ATCGTTCGTCGGGAGAAGCGAGCGGGAGAGCGGACGACGGACGCCACCATGGACCACGTCTCCTTCACCATCCAGGTCATCCTCTTGGCCAACCTGCTTCTCGACGGTCCTCACGTGATAGTGCACTTACTCGAGGGTCAGCGCCTGGCCAACATCATCATCCACATGATCTTCAACCTGCACCTGGTAATCGATCCCGCGGTGTTTGTGGGCCTCAACGTCCACTATCGCAGCGCCGTTCTTCACCGGATCAAGACCTGTGTGCCTCACAGCGTCGCCGCCTTAATCAGTTCTCAGGCCAACACCACTGATATGAATATCCCGGTGACGCCTCCTGGAGGATCCACAACAGAACCTTTTGGGCTTCACAACAAGTGTATAAACTCACATCAACAAGACGTCATAGTCTAG